AACGACGCGGGTCTGGCTCGCGGCCCCGGAAATTTGGGCGCCGCGCTGGGGATCACCCCCGAAGACAACGGCGTCGACGTTTTCTCCGCTTCCAGCCCGGTGCGGGTCGTGTTGAGGCGCAAGCAGAAGGCCCAGTCGGGGCCGCGCGTGGGTGTCAGCACGGCGGCGGATCGTCCATGGCGATTCTGGCTGCCCGGATATCCGGAGGTATCCGTGTACCGGCGCAGTCCGCGCGCTCCGCAACCGGATACTGGTCCATATGCCTCGATTGACGTCTGAGGAACCGAGTGGCGGCCGCAGCGACTCTGGCGGAATCGGTGCGTATGGCGCTCGATGTGCTCGCCGCACCTTCCGGGCACGAGGAGACATCCGGCGCCTTGCGCAGAAGTCTCGAACTCGCCGCGCACGAGCGGCCGACTCCGGAACGGATCGCCTCTGCGCTCGGTGGCGGGTGGGTCGGGGAGGAGGCACTTGCCATCGGTATCTGGGCGGCTGCCGGTGCGCATGATTTCAAGGACGGAATCCGGTTGTCGGTGAACCATTCCGGTGACTCCGATTCCGCCGGGTCCATCACGGGTAACCTCCTCGGTGCGATGTGGGGCGCACCGAGCCTGCCACCGGATTGGCTGGACCGGCTTGAACTGCGGGAGGTCATCGCGACCGTCGCCGATGACCTCCGCGGGCCTGCGGGACCACGATCGGATGAGCGGTATCCGGCACGCTGAACCCGATAAGGGATGATCGTTGCCGTGGTTTCCAACATTCTCGACGAGCTGACCTGGCGCGGTCTCATCGCGCAGACGACCGACCGCGACACCCTCGCGGCCGATATCGCGAAGGGGCCGATCAGCGTCTATGGGGGATTCGACCCCACCGCCGCAAGTCTGCACGCCGGGCATCTGGTGCCGCTGCTGACCCTGAGCCGATTCCAGCGGGCCGGGCATCGCCCCATCGTGCTGGCCGGTGGGGCGACCGGTCTCATCGGCGACCCGCGGGACACCTCCGAACGCAGCCTGCATGGTGCGGACACCGTGGCACAGTGGGCCGATCGGATTCGCGGGCAATTGGAGCGTTTCGTCGAGTTCAATGACAGCCCAACCGGGGCCATCGTCGCGAACAACCTGGACTGGACCGGTCAGCTCTCCGCCCTGGAGTTCCTGCGCGATCTGGGCAAGCACTTCTCGGTGAATGTCATGCTCGACCGGGACACCATCCGGCGGCGCCTGGAGGGTGATGGCATCTCCTACACCGAATTCTCGTACATGCTGTTGCAGGCCAATGACTACGTGCAGCTGTACCGAAAGTACGGCTGCTCGTTGCAGATCGGCGGCTCGGACCAATGGGGCAACATCGTCGCCGGCGTCCGGCTGGCCCGCCAGCTCGACGGTGCCTCCGTGCACGCGCTGACCGTTCCGTTGGTGACGGCGGCCGACGGCACCAAGTTCGGTAAGTCCACCGGGGGCGGCAACCTCTGGCTCGATCCGGAGATGACGAGTCCGTACGCCTGGTACCAGTACTTCATCAACACCGCCGATGCCGACGTGGTGCGGTACCTGCGCTGGTTCACCTTCCTGACCGCCGACGAAGTCTCCGAGCTGGAGACCGCAACGGACGAGCGGGCACATGAGCGTGCCGCGCAGCGTCGTCTGGCCGCCGAGGTGACCACCCTGGTCCATGGTGAAAGCGC
This genomic window from Mycobacteroides chelonae contains:
- a CDS encoding ADP-ribosylglycohydrolase family protein — encoded protein: MRNRVAAAATLAESVRMALDVLAAPSGHEETSGALRRSLELAAHERPTPERIASALGGGWVGEEALAIGIWAAAGAHDFKDGIRLSVNHSGDSDSAGSITGNLLGAMWGAPSLPPDWLDRLELREVIATVADDLRGPAGPRSDERYPAR
- the tyrS gene encoding tyrosine--tRNA ligase, translating into MIVAVVSNILDELTWRGLIAQTTDRDTLAADIAKGPISVYGGFDPTAASLHAGHLVPLLTLSRFQRAGHRPIVLAGGATGLIGDPRDTSERSLHGADTVAQWADRIRGQLERFVEFNDSPTGAIVANNLDWTGQLSALEFLRDLGKHFSVNVMLDRDTIRRRLEGDGISYTEFSYMLLQANDYVQLYRKYGCSLQIGGSDQWGNIVAGVRLARQLDGASVHALTVPLVTAADGTKFGKSTGGGNLWLDPEMTSPYAWYQYFINTADADVVRYLRWFTFLTADEVSELETATDERAHERAAQRRLAAEVTTLVHGESATQAVELASGALFGRGELDRLDEGTLTAALTEAGNGEPARLADGEPDTIVDLLVSSGLSESKGAARRTIKEGGVYVNNTRVDAEEWTPSDGDYLTGGWLVLRRGKRNIAGVQRVRGS